DNA from Dehalobacter sp. 12DCB1:
AAACCTTACTCGTTCATGAGGCGGTAGCGGAAGAGTACCTGCCAATGATCGGAAGAAAATTTAAAGCGTACGGCGTTGAAATCCGCGGCTGTGAAAGAGTCAGAAAGATTTTGGATTATGCTGTTCCGGCAACGGAAAAAGATTGGTCGACGGAGTACCTTGATCTGATCATCAGCGTTAAGGTTGTCAACAGTATCGATGAAGCATTGGACCATATTTATACGTATAGCACGAAGCATTCTGAGACAATCATTACTGAAAACTACACCGCCTCCCAACGTTTTTTAAATGAAATCGATGCAGCTGCAGTTTATGTCAATGCTTCAACACGTTTTACCGATGGCGGTAGGTTCGGTTTTGGCGCTGAAATTGGCATCAGCACGCAAAAGCTGCATGCCCGCGGTCCGATGGCTTTGCCGGAACTGACGACGATCAAATATATTGTTTATGGGAACGGCCATATTGTCGAATAGGCTTGACGCTGGATTTGTGGCACGCAGACCAGATTTAGGGGAATATATAGATACTCCAAGTTCTGGTATGAATGCTTATAGATTTCTTCGTGTATCTTTGTGTTGCGGTCAAATCTGGCGGGTGCTATAATTCTTCAAGAGATATTCTATATTCATTCTGGTGAATATTTAGGATTCCGAAGTAAATATTGAGGTTGTTTTTGATATATTTGTGTTATCGCTGCATACTTTTTAATGTACCGGAACGGCTTTGAGATATTTCTTTTTACCCGTTTTGATGATCCGTGCGTGAAGGTATGAGACCTTGAATGATTCCATTGGAGGGTTAGCACAGTTTGTGTTATACCATAGATAAGTTTCTATATAGGGGGCGATATTTTTTATTCTTTAGTTTGTGATCGTTAGTACTTGGAACAAATTTGTATGGATATATTAAAAGTTATACGTACTTTTTGATATATCTAGACCGCCAAAGGCTCGACGCCAACCAAGTTTTCTTTAAAATGTAGGGAGGGATTCTTTTTTTTGGACACTGGTTGTGAATTTGAACACAAAAAGTTACCTAAGGAGGTAAACAATGAGCAACAAAGTTAAAAATTGTCAATGCTGCTGTAGTGAAGAAACTGACCAGCAAAAATTGGACATGATTGCTGAAGTGATCGAAAAATACAAGAATAGAGAAGGAAGTCTGATTCAAGTACTTCATATGGCTCAGAATATTTATGGATATTTGCCTCTGGAAATCCAGAGATTTATTGCAGAAAGCATGAACATGCCTCTGTCGGAGGTATCGGGCGTTGTTACTTTTTACTCTTTCTTTTCGACCCAGCCCAGAGGAAAGCACATTATCCGTGTTTGCCTTGGAACGGCTTGCTATGTCAGGGGTGGCAAGAAAATTATTGACCGTCTGGAACAGATTCTCGATATAGAAATTGGCGGAACAACGAAAGACAGGCTCTTCACTTTTGAGGTAGCCCGTTGTATCGGTGCCTGTGGACTGGCTCCAGCGATGATGATCGACGATGTTGTGTATAAGCAGGTTAACCCGGATAAGCTTGATAGTATCCTGAACAAATATAGAAATTAAGGTAGGGCTGGAGGTGAAATAAAGCGCATGAAAATCAATCGTGTTGCTGATTTGGATCAAATTAAAAAGGAATACAGTGAACAACTGTCCAAGTATAATTATCAAATCCTTGTATGCGGAGGCGCAGGTTGTGTATCCTCCAACTGCGGTGAAGTATCCGCTGCGCTTGTGAAATATCTGGAAGAATACGAGCTTCAGGATAAGGTTGCAGTTAGTGAGACAGGCTGTATGGGGACTTGTGCTGTCGGTCCTGTCCTTCTTATTCTACCTGATGAAACTTTTTATACGGATGTTAATCCCGAAAAAATGGCCGAGATCGTAAAATCCCACATTATCAACGGTACGGTGCTGGAAAAGTATACATTTTACGATCAAACGCTTGGCAAACACGTTCCCAATATTAAGGATATCGATTTTTTCAAAGACCAGGTCAAAATAGCGCTCAGAAACTGCGGTCAGATCGAATACGCTTCGATTGACGCTTATATTGCCAAAGACGGCTATTATTCGATTGCCAAAGCCGTGAACAGCATGAAGCAGCAGGATGTTGTCGATGAAGTTAAAAAGTCCGGCATCAGGGGCCGCGGCGGTGCCGGGTTCCCGACAGGTATCAAATGGGAAGCTGGAATGAAATCAACGAGCGATCAGAAATTCATGGTCTGCAATGCTGACGAAGGAGACCCTGGTGCGTTCATGGACAGAAGCGTCATCGAAGGTGACCCGCACAGTGTCATTGAAGGGATGATGCTCGGTGGTTATGCGATTGGTGCAAGCATGGGCTATGTCTATATCCGGGCGGAGTATCCGATTGCTGTTGAACGTCTAGGTGCCGCGATTGAAGAAGCCCGCCAGTGCGGCCTGCTCGGAACGAAACTGTTTGGTTCAGATTTCGAGTTTAACCTGGAAATCCGTATTGGCGCAGGCGCTTTTGTCTGCGGTGAAGAAACATCTCTGATGGCTTCGATCGAAGGCAAACGCGGAGAACCCAAACAAAAACCGCCGTTCCCGTTTGAACGCGGCTTGTTTGGTAAACCGACCATTATCAACAACGTAGAAACCCTTGCCTGCATTCCTCCGATCATTCTGAAGGGTTCGGACTGGTATGCGCAGTTTGGCACCGAAAAGAGCAAAGGCACCAAGGTCTTCGCGCTGGCCGGAGATATCGTCAATACCGGTATCGTCGAAGTCCCGATGGGCATGAGCCTCGGCAATATTCTGTTTAATATCGGCGGAGGCATTCCCGGAGGCAAAAACTTTAAGGCTGCCCAGGCCGGCGGCCCTTCCGGCGGCTGTATCACAAAAGAATATCTGAATACGCCGATGGATTATGAAAATATCAGCAAAATCGGTGCCATTATGGGATCCGGCGGACTGGTCGTGATGAATGAGGATACCTGTATGGTCGATACCGCCAGGTACTTCATGGATTTCATCCAGGATGAGTCCTGCGGAAAATGCGTTCCGTGCCGTGTCGGAACCAAGAGAATGCTCGAGATCCTGGAACGCATTACCAAGGGAGAAGGCCAGGAAGGCGATATCGAGCTTCTTGAAGAGCTCGGCGCTCAGATCAAAGAAACCGCCATGTGCGGCTTGGGCCAGACGGCTCCAAATCCAGTTTTGAGCACCATCCGGTATTTCCGTGACGAATACGAAGAGCATATCAAGAACAAATACTGCCGTGCCGGCGTATGTTCGGACCTGTTCCTTTCGCCGTGTGAGAATGCCTGCCCGGCAAGCGTCAATGTACCCGGATATATGGGTTTGATCTCGGCAGGAAGATATATCGATGCTTACAACCTTATCAGACAGGAAAATCCGTTTCCGGCTATTTGCGGAAGAATTTGCACGCACCCGTGCGAAAGCAAATGCCGCAGGGCGCAGCTGGACGAAGCGATCTCGATTTCCGATCTGAAACGGTTCGTGGCGGATTATGCGTTCAAGCATGAAGAAGAATCCACGAAAGACATTGTCTTCCCGAAAAACGGCAAGAGCGTCGGCATTATTGGCGCAGGTCCTTCAGGCTTGACTTGCGGCTATTACCTGGCAAGACTCGGCTATGAGGTCGATATTTATGAAGCAGCGCCTGTGGCCGGAGGCCTACTTGCATTTGGTATTCCGGAATACAGGCTGCCCAAAGACGTGCTCAAGCATGAAATCAAACTGATTGAGCAAGTCGGCGTCAAGATCCATCTGAATACCGAAGTAGGCAATGACGTCAGTTTCGCCGGGCTGCGCAAAAAACATCATTCCATTTATATTGCAACAGGAACCCAGCTGTCCAACAAGATCAATATCCCGGGCGAAGACCTCGAGGGGGTTGTTCACGGCTTGAATTTCCTGCGCAATGTGAACCTCGGACAGGATGTCAAGATCGGTGAAACCGTGGCAATTATCGGCGGCGGCAATACTGCGATTGATGCAGCCAGAACGGCTTTAAGGTTAGGCGCTAAGAAAGTCAATGTTTTGTATAGAAGAACGATTCAAGATATGCCTGCTGATGCCAGAGAAATCTGCGATATGATTGAAGAAGGCATTGAGATACTTCCGCTGGTTGCCCCGACCCGTTTTATTGGCAAAGACAAAATCGAAGCAATTGAATGCGTCAGAATGAAGGTGAGCGGCTTTGATTCTGCCGGCAGAAGAAAACCAAAAATTGAAGAAGAGTCCAATTTCACCCTGAAGGTCGATATGGTCATCCCGGCGGTCAGCCAGTCTTCGGATCTGCCGTTTGTCGGAATGGATGATGTTGAATTAACAGAGTGGGGAACTTTTATTACGGATAAAGACACCTTGATGACCACGATGGATGGCGTATTTGCCGGCGGTGACGTTGCCAGAGGCTCCGATGTCGCGATCACGGCCATTGCTGACGGTAAGAAGGCGGCATCTTCCATTGACCTCTACCTGGGCGGCAAAGGCGTACTAAACAAAGGCGAAGCAATTGCAATTCCTGCACCGGCCGATCAGGACGAACTTGTCGAGCATGCCAGATTTCCAATGGAAGTTCTTGATCCGGAAAAGAGAAAAGACTGCTTCTGCGAAGTGGTTCAAGGGTATCACAAGCTCAATGCAATTGCAGAATCTATGCGCTGTTTACGCTGTGACAGGAGGTAAGTAAGTGGTATGGTAAATTTTAAAATTAACAACAAAAGTGTTTCCGTTCCAGAGGGCGCGACCATCCTGGAAGCCGCGAAACAGAACAATATTCATATTCCCAACTTATGCTATTTGGAAGGCGTTCATAAGTTTGGTTCCTGCAGACTGTGCGTTGTTGAAGTCGAAGGCGCTAAGAGCCTTCAGCCTTCCTGTATGGTTACGGTCAGAGAAGGAATGGTTGTCAAAACCAATACCGAAAAAGTCCGTAAGGCCCGGAAAGTCCTATATGAACTGATTCTGTCGGACCATCCGAAAGACTGCCTGAACTGCGAACGCAATCAAAGCTGCGAGCTGCAGGAAATGGGTAATATGCTTGGCGTCGGCGAAGCCCGTTTCGAAGGAAAACGTTCAGCCGGCTGCATCGACAAATCCCCTTCCATTACCCGCGATATGTCTAAATGCATTCTTTGCCGCAGATGTATCACCGTCTGCAACGAAATTCAGCAAGTCGGTATTTTGAATGCACAAAACCGTGGATTTAAGACGGTCGTCGGTCCTGCTATGGATCTGCCGATTAATTCCGTAAACTGTGCTTACTGTGGACAATGTACGGTGGTCTGCCCGGTAGGTGCACTGAAGGAAACCGATGCGATCCAGGATGTCTGGCAGGCGATCAATAATCCCAATAAACGCGTGGTTGTTCAGGTTGCCCCGGCTATTCGGGCTGCAATCGGCGAAGAGTTCGGGCTGGAACCCGGGACACTCGTTACCGGCAAACTGGCTTCTGCTTTGAGAGAACTTGGCTTCGACGATGTGTTCGACACGAACTTCACTGCTGACCTGACCATTATGGAAGAAGGCACTGAATTCCTGACCAGGGTCAAAAATGCGCTGACCGGCGGCCAAGCTACCCTGCCGATGATTACAAGCTGCAGCCCGGGCTGGATCAAATATGTAGAGCATGCCTATCCGGAAGAACTTGACCATCTCTCGACCTGCAAATCCCCGCATACCATGCTCGGAGCGCTGGTGAAGTCCTATTATGCCGATAAGATCAAGGTTGATCCGAAGGATATGTATGTCGTATCGATCATGCCCTGTACGGCCAAAAAGTTCGAAATTTCCAGACCGGAAATGCAGAACAATGGCGTACCAAATGTTGATGCCGTACTGACGACCAGAGAACTTGCCAAGATGATTAAGGAAGCCGGCATTGATTTTGTAAACCTCGAAGACAGTAAATTTGACAATCCGCTCGGTCTTTCCTCCGGTGCTGCCGATATTTTCGGTGTTACCGGCGGTGTTATGGAAGCTGCCTTGCGTACGGTTTACGAAGTGGTTACTGGACGGGAACTGCCGTTTGACAAGCTCCATGTTACTCCGATCGTTGGCTTGGAACAGATTAAGACGGCGGATGTGATCATCGAGAATCCTGTTGAAGCTTATAGGTTCCTCGACGGAGTTACGGTAAAAGTTGCTGTAACCAGTGGTCTGGCAGGAGCGAAGATCCTTCTGGACCAAATTGCCAAAGGTGAATCCCCGTACCACTTTATCGAAGTGATGGGATGCCCCGGCGGCTGCATCAGCGGCGGCGGCCAGC
Protein-coding regions in this window:
- the nuoE gene encoding NADH-quinone oxidoreductase subunit NuoE is translated as MSNKVKNCQCCCSEETDQQKLDMIAEVIEKYKNREGSLIQVLHMAQNIYGYLPLEIQRFIAESMNMPLSEVSGVVTFYSFFSTQPRGKHIIRVCLGTACYVRGGKKIIDRLEQILDIEIGGTTKDRLFTFEVARCIGACGLAPAMMIDDVVYKQVNPDKLDSILNKYRN
- the nuoF gene encoding NADH-quinone oxidoreductase subunit NuoF; protein product: MKINRVADLDQIKKEYSEQLSKYNYQILVCGGAGCVSSNCGEVSAALVKYLEEYELQDKVAVSETGCMGTCAVGPVLLILPDETFYTDVNPEKMAEIVKSHIINGTVLEKYTFYDQTLGKHVPNIKDIDFFKDQVKIALRNCGQIEYASIDAYIAKDGYYSIAKAVNSMKQQDVVDEVKKSGIRGRGGAGFPTGIKWEAGMKSTSDQKFMVCNADEGDPGAFMDRSVIEGDPHSVIEGMMLGGYAIGASMGYVYIRAEYPIAVERLGAAIEEARQCGLLGTKLFGSDFEFNLEIRIGAGAFVCGEETSLMASIEGKRGEPKQKPPFPFERGLFGKPTIINNVETLACIPPIILKGSDWYAQFGTEKSKGTKVFALAGDIVNTGIVEVPMGMSLGNILFNIGGGIPGGKNFKAAQAGGPSGGCITKEYLNTPMDYENISKIGAIMGSGGLVVMNEDTCMVDTARYFMDFIQDESCGKCVPCRVGTKRMLEILERITKGEGQEGDIELLEELGAQIKETAMCGLGQTAPNPVLSTIRYFRDEYEEHIKNKYCRAGVCSDLFLSPCENACPASVNVPGYMGLISAGRYIDAYNLIRQENPFPAICGRICTHPCESKCRRAQLDEAISISDLKRFVADYAFKHEEESTKDIVFPKNGKSVGIIGAGPSGLTCGYYLARLGYEVDIYEAAPVAGGLLAFGIPEYRLPKDVLKHEIKLIEQVGVKIHLNTEVGNDVSFAGLRKKHHSIYIATGTQLSNKINIPGEDLEGVVHGLNFLRNVNLGQDVKIGETVAIIGGGNTAIDAARTALRLGAKKVNVLYRRTIQDMPADAREICDMIEEGIEILPLVAPTRFIGKDKIEAIECVRMKVSGFDSAGRRKPKIEEESNFTLKVDMVIPAVSQSSDLPFVGMDDVELTEWGTFITDKDTLMTTMDGVFAGGDVARGSDVAITAIADGKKAASSIDLYLGGKGVLNKGEAIAIPAPADQDELVEHARFPMEVLDPEKRKDCFCEVVQGYHKLNAIAESMRCLRCDRR
- a CDS encoding NADH-dependent [FeFe] hydrogenase, group A6, yielding MVNFKINNKSVSVPEGATILEAAKQNNIHIPNLCYLEGVHKFGSCRLCVVEVEGAKSLQPSCMVTVREGMVVKTNTEKVRKARKVLYELILSDHPKDCLNCERNQSCELQEMGNMLGVGEARFEGKRSAGCIDKSPSITRDMSKCILCRRCITVCNEIQQVGILNAQNRGFKTVVGPAMDLPINSVNCAYCGQCTVVCPVGALKETDAIQDVWQAINNPNKRVVVQVAPAIRAAIGEEFGLEPGTLVTGKLASALRELGFDDVFDTNFTADLTIMEEGTEFLTRVKNALTGGQATLPMITSCSPGWIKYVEHAYPEELDHLSTCKSPHTMLGALVKSYYADKIKVDPKDMYVVSIMPCTAKKFEISRPEMQNNGVPNVDAVLTTRELAKMIKEAGIDFVNLEDSKFDNPLGLSSGAADIFGVTGGVMEAALRTVYEVVTGRELPFDKLHVTPIVGLEQIKTADVIIENPVEAYRFLDGVTVKVAVTSGLAGAKILLDQIAKGESPYHFIEVMGCPGGCISGGGQPRPTTPEIRQKRLQAIYKEDEGKQLRKSHENEDVMKLYDEFLKEPNGHKSHELLHTHYTQRGKFNEYLCK